In the Alligator mississippiensis isolate rAllMis1 chromosome 7, rAllMis1, whole genome shotgun sequence genome, one interval contains:
- the LOC132251649 gene encoding olfactory receptor 13H1-like, whose translation MGEDNQTMVTEFVFTGFSSHPTTRMMLIAFFLMVYLVTLIGNGLIILLTLCDLHLHTPMYFFLSNLSFLDICYSSSTIPQALINFSVDRPTISYARCFSQMLSTLFLGSTECLLLAVMAYDRYIAITNPLHYTLIMSKTRCIHLAVGSWSITFLLTIVPFFCMPSRLCGKNEIDHFVCEILALMKLVCSDTSKNQIFMFASATFNLLAPFSFILFSYMRIIMTILRIHSKEGKSKAFSTCGSHLTVVTIFYGTAIFMYLKPQSKSSQQEDKIISVFYAVVTPMLNPLIYTLRNKEVKGALRKVTRMKGDSE comes from the coding sequence ATGGGAGAGGACAATCAAACCATGGTGACTGAATTTGTTTTCACTGGCTTCTCCAGCCACCCCACGACACGGATGATGCTAATTGCATTCTTCCTTATGGTATATTTAGTAACCCTAATTGGAAATGGCCTCATCATCCTCTTAACCCTGTGTGATCTGCatcttcacacccccatgtacttcttcctcagtaaTTTGTCCTTCCTGGACATCTGCTATTCATCAAGCACCATCCCACAAGCACTAATAAATTTTTCAGTTGACAGACCCACTATTTCCTACGCTAGATGTTTTTCCCAGATGTTAAGCACGCTCTTCTTAGGATCTACTGAGTGCCTTTTGCTGGCAGTCATGGCTTATGATCGCTACATTGCCATCACCAACCCACTGCATTATACACTCATCATGAGCAAGACACGATGCATCCACCTGGCAGTGGGGTCCTGGTCCATCACCTTCCTCCTAACTATAGTCCCGTTTTTCTGCATGCCATCACGGCTCTGTGGGAAGAATGAGATTGATCATTTCGTGTGTGAAATCCTTGCTCTAATGAAGTTAGTTTGTTCAGATACCTCCAAGAATCAAATCTTTATGTTTGCCAGTGCAACATTCAACCTCCTTGCCCCTTTCTCCTTCATCCTTTTCTCTTACATGCGTATCATCATGACCATCTTGCGCATCCACTCGAAGGAAGGCAAATCCAAAGCTTTCTCCACCTGTGGGTCCCATCTCACTGTGGTAACCATCTTCTATGGTACAGCCATATTCATGTACCTTAAACCACAGTCCAAGTCATCCCAACAGGAGGACAAAATCATTTCTGTATTCTATGCAGTTGTGACTCCTATGTTAAATCCTCTAATCTACACACTGAGAAACAAAGAGGTGAAAGGAGCCCTGAGGAAAGTGACTCGCATGAAGGGAGACTCAGAGTGA
- the LOC102560096 gene encoding olfactory receptor 2AP1-like, whose translation MEKTVEGNQTALTEFILLGLGELPGMYIFLFVIFLAIYTVTLVGNMLILVTVSCDRNLHTPMYFFLGNFSFLEIWYTTSTSPKMLRTFLTAHEAIPFWGCIAQFYFFGSMAVTECFLLAMMSYDRFLAISNPLRYTAIMNFKVCMQLAAGCWISGFLAPIPTIVLTSRLPFCTANKIDHFFCDLAPVMKVSCGDTHVVKEITFMLASVVTMVPFLLTIASYVKILSTILKIPSTQGKKKAFSTCSSHLIVVTLFYGTLIFVYAAPTASQSATLNKMFSLLYTVATPMVNPIIYSLRNKEVKDSLRKLITKWSNHSLPSLAMRKDKIHHGNP comes from the coding sequence ATGGAGAAAACAGTAGAAGGAAATCAAACGGCCCTCACAGAGTTCATCTTGCTTGGACTGGGGGAACTTCCTGGGATGTACATCTTTCTGTTTGTGATCTTTTTAGCTATTTACACAGTGACTCTGGTTGGCAACATGCTCATATTGGTCACTGTCTCATGTGACCGGAAcctgcacacccccatgtacttctttttAGGGAATTTCTCATTCCTGGAAATatggtatacaacatccaccagCCCCAAGATGCTGAGAACTTTCCTCACAGCACATGAAGCGATCCCTTTCTGGGGCTGCATTGCCCAGTTCTATTTCTTTGGATCTATGGCTGTCACAGAATGCTTCCTCCTGGCAATGATGTCTTATGATCGATTCTTAGCCATCAGCAATCCACTCCGCTACACAGCCATTATGAACTTTAAAGTTTGCATGCAGTTAGCAGCAGGGTGTTGGATAAGTGGTTTCTTGGCTCCAATACCAACTATAGTTCTTACCTCCAGGTTACCATTTTGCACTGCCAATAAGATagaccatttcttctgtgacttAGCACCAGTCATGAAAGTCTCCTGTGGTGACACCCATGTGGTCAAGGAAATCACTTTTATGCTGGCTTCTGTTGTGACTATGGTCCCATTTTTACTGACCATAGCATCCTATGTTAAAATTCTCTCCACCATCCTCAAAATCCCTTCCACCCAGGGCAAGAAAAAggccttctccacctgctcctcccatctCATCGTGGTGACATTATTCTATGGGACCCTAATCTTTGTTTATGCAGCTCCCACAGCCAGTCAGTCAGCAACCctaaataaaatgttttccctCTTATACACCGTGGCCACCCCTATGGTAAACCCAATTATATATAGTCTGCGGAACAAGGAGGTCAAGGATTCCCTGAGGAAACTTATAACTAAATGGTCTAATCATTCCCTTCCATCACTGGCCATGCGCAAAGACAAGATTCATCATGGAAATCCATAA